One window of the Hippocampus zosterae strain Florida chromosome 8, ASM2543408v3, whole genome shotgun sequence genome contains the following:
- the yjefn3 gene encoding yjeF N-terminal domain-containing 3 has product MDKMNHSSAEAEPETIEPLRYLSKGEASAIETELVRDYRFGQQQLIEIWGHACALAISKAYPLNSLVKKQPTVLVICGPEQNGSIGLVCARHLRMFEYEPTIYHPKRSPHSLHQDFTVQCEKMDIPFLSYLPTEVQLINDAYNLVIDAMLGPEDDVVDIKEPYAGILVTLKQVKIPIASVDVPSGWDVEEAGQDGISPEVLISLTAPKKCAMSFSGKHFLAGRFLPYDIQKKYDLNLPDYPGTDSLIEL; this is encoded by the exons TAAAGGCGAGGCGAGCGCCATCGAGACAGAACTCGTGCGGGACTACAGGTTTGGACAACAGCAGCTCATCGAGATCTGGGGACACGCCTGCGCGCTGGCCATCTCGAAG GCCTACCCTCTCAACTCTTTAGTGAAGAAGCAGCCAACAGTGCTGGTGATCTGTGGGCCAGAGCAGAACGGCTCCATTGGCCTGGTGTGTGCGCGACACCTGCGCATGTTT GAATATGAACCCACCATCTACCACCCAAAGCGATCCCCTCACAGTCTGCATCAGGATTTCACGGTTCAGTGCGAGAAGATGGACATCCCTTTTCTCTCCTACCTCCCCACAGAG GTCCAGCTCATAAACGACGCCTACAACCTGGTGATTGACGCCATGCTGGGCCCCGAGGACGATGTCGTCGACATAAAAGAGCCCTACGCTGGGATTCTGGTCACCCTCAAGCAGGTCAAGATCCCCATAGCAAGTGTGGACGTGCCCTCAG GTTGGGATGTCGAAGAGGCGGGTCAAGACGGGATAAGCCCGGAAGTGCTCATCTCTCTGACGGCACCAAAGAAGTGCGCCATGAGTTTCTCGGGAAAGCATTTCCTAGCTGGACGCTTCCTGCCTTACGATATCCAGAAAAAATACGACCTGAATCTCCCGGATTACCCGGGCACAGACTCTCTCATTGAACTGTAA
- the cilp2 gene encoding cartilage intermediate layer protein 1, whose protein sequence is MSGLKIAAFLLAFLASAALGQELRRESASVRSRRATPKGFVDTRTTGLTEWTSWFNIDHPGGNGDYERLEAIRFYYRERVCSRPTAMEARTTDWVAAAETGEVVHSSLEKGFWCINKEQPYGRTCSNYHVRFQCPPEQSFWTAWGEWGPCTTTVCSDVGIQVRQRSCMSTQPMPLLLVPACQGHHSERRECSTPPCTAKWSPWGRWGSCSVTCGGGRRIRRRTCVRTSETLECTGRPTETQKCGKSPCPVKCQRVCAEGRPDEDCGRCVCDGHVLHGNVHSVTGVPVAGALVAFASRPKVIRARTDAKGHFRLQGICSSNVTSLIIRKDKFAPVTVSSSSNSTGLSWVSAVLRSAEKPYIVKHPEDKVRYEGGRVLLCCKATGSPTPDKYYWYHNDTLLDRKLYKYQEELVLKDLKPEQAGQYYCKTSSSAGSIKSSPASLTVIAKGAPACNSTPEAHLIRLPLDCVQPGTNSKFYNAGRCPHNKCAGSLDFDMRCRDGGGFCCGVQAMETRTIDCGSYSLPIRAVSQCSCQKCVQPTVLVRGRVVTADNGEPLRFGHIYIGKQRAGTTGYQGGFTIQVTPDTQRLVVNFVDPAQKFIDTPKVFILDKKGGSIYHDVKVMRKQAPIDIDSGETNAINLGEMKGEDPIGQLVIPANSFHKDNGDVYEGTVKASVTFIDPRNITTASATPGDLNFVDPEGDMLPLRTYGMFSVDFRDESNKEVLGAGAVQVLLDTQHVKMQEHIPKMKLWSLNPDTGVWEEEGDFSSTTTTGGHGRSKREERTFLIGNMEIRERRLFNLDVPENRRCYVKVRAYMSDKFLAVEQLEGVVISLINLEPKPGYSANPRAWGRFDSVITGHNGACLPAFCDVQRPDAYTAYVTAMMGGEELEAAPSSPKMNPNIIGVSQPYLDKIDYQRSDHEDPALKKTAFRINLPKPNQNNLDETNGPIYPYQNLIACENAPVDANHFRFFRVEKDKYEYNVVPFEETDLTTWTGDYLSWWPNPQEFRACFIKVKVHGQKEVMVRSRNLGGSHPETIDKLYGIRDIRSTRDMREANTSAACVEFKCSGMLFDQAEVDRSLISIIPQGNCRRIATNSLLQEYLIKHPPVALSNDSHAFTMLAPVDPLGHNYGIYTVTDQNPRVAKEIAIGRCFDGTSDGFSREMKSDSGVALTFNCPERKINRESLFQRLQTNPGLTLSQMARDMRQMEGMQVQRSSTRVVAYPSEQQGRTQSRRVVTTSRRRTVARIQQRQ, encoded by the exons ATGTCGGGATTAAAAATAGCGGCCTTCCTGCTTGCTTTCCTGGCTTCTGCGGCTCTGGGCCAAG AATTACGAAGGGAGAGTGCATCAGTCAGGAGCAGGAGAGCAACGCCAAAAGGTTTTGTAGATACGCGAACGACAG GTCTGACAGAGTGGACGTCATGGTTCAACATTGACCACCCAGGTGGGAACGGGGATTACGAGCGCCTTGAGGCCATCCGCTTCTATTACCGGGAGAGAGTGTGCTCGAGACCCACAGCGATGGAGGCTCGCACCACAGATTGGGTTGCTGCGGCAGAAACGGGAGAAGTCGTCCACTCCAGTCTGGAGAAGGGCTTCTGGTGCATCAACAAGGAGCAACCCTACGGACGCACCTGCTCCAACTACCATGTCCGCTTTCAATGCCCACCAG AGCAGAGTTTCTGGACCGCGTGGGGCGAGTGGGGTCCATGCACGACAACCGTTTGCAGCGATGTGGGCATCCAGGTCCGCCAGAGGAGCTGCATGAGCACGCAGCCAATGCCTTTGCTCTTGGTTCCTGCTTGCCAGGGCCACCATTCGGAGAGGAGGGAGTGCTCCACCCCTCCATGTACAG CCAAGTGGAGTCCATGGGGTCGCTGGGGGTCTTGCTCAGTGACATGTGGCGGGGGTCGGAGGATCCGAAGGAGGACTTGCGTGAGGACCTCGGAGACATTAGAGTGCACCGGACGCCCCactgaaactcaaaagtgtgGCAAGAGTCCATGTCCAG TCAAATGTCAGCGCGTTTGCGCCGAGGGCCGCCCAGATGAAGATTGCGGCCGCTGCGTGTGTGATGGCCACGTCCTGCACGGCAACGTCCACAGTGTGACGGGGGTCCCTGTGGCGGGGGCCTTGGTGGCATTTGCCAGCCGTCCCAAAGTCATCCGCGCCCGGACGGATGCCAAAGGCCACTTCAGGTTGCAGGGAATCTGCTCGTCCAACGTCACTTCGCTTATCATCAGGAAGGATAAGTTTGCCCCCGTTACCGTCTCCTCCAGCAGTAACAGCACCGGCCTTTCCTGGGTGTCTGCTGTCCTCAGATCAGCTG AGAAACCTTACATTGTGAAGCACCCCGAGGACAAGGTACGTTACGAGGGTGGCCGTGTGCTGCTGTGTTGCAAAGCGACAGGATCTCCAACACCTGACAAATACTACTG GTACCACAACGACACTCTGCTGGACAGAAAATTGTACAAGTACCAAGAAGAGCTTGTACTGAAAGATCTGAAGCCGGAGCAGGCTGGACAGTATTATTGCAAAACCAGCAGCTCTGCAGGCAGCATTAAGTCCTCCCCAGCATCCCTCACTGTCATTG CAAAAGGAGCGCCAGCGTGCAATTCCACCCCCGAGGCACATCTGATCAGACTGCCGCTGGATTGCGTACAACCCGGGACGAACTCCAAGTTTTACAACGCTGGCCGCTGCCCTCATAACAAATGCGCCGGCTCTCTGGACTTTGATATGCGCTGCAGAGATGGCGGCGGGTTTTGCTGTGGTGTCCAAGCGATGGAAACTCGGACTATTGACTGCGGGAGCTACAGCCTTCCGATCCGGGCCGTATCCCAGTGCAGCTGTCAGAAGTGTGTGCAGCCAACTGTGCTCGTGCGAGGCAGAGTGGTCACGGCTGACAATGGTGAGCCACTGCGGTTTGGTCACATCTACATCGGCAAACAGAGGGCCGGCACCACTGGATACCAGGGAGGTTTCACCATACAGGTTACTCCCGACACACAGAGATTGGTGGTGAATTTCGTTGACCCCGCTCAGAAATTCATTGACACGCCGAAGGTCTTCATTTTGGACAAGAAGGGTGGGTCGATCTACCATGATGTGAAGGTCATGAGGAAGCAGGCTCCAATTGATATAGATTCTGGTGAGACCAATGCTATTAACCTGGGAGAAATGAAAGGGGAAGACCCGATTGGGCAGTTGGTCATCCCAGCCAATTCCTTCCACAAAGACAATGGAGACGTTTATGAGGGAACCGTAAAGGCCAGCGTCACTTTCATAGACCCCAGAAACATCACCACGGCTTCTGCCACCCCTGGCGACCTCAATTTTGTGGACCCCGAGGGTGACATGCTCCCTTTGAGGACCTACGGCATGTTCTCAGTCGACTTCCGTGACGAGAGCAACAAGGAGGTGCTCGGGGCCGGAGCGGTCCAAGTCCTTCTCGACACGCAGCATGTCAAAATGCAAGAGCACATTCCCAAAATGAAACTCTGGTCTTTAAATCCCGACACGGGTGTCTGGGAAGAGGAAGGCGACTTCTCAAGCACAACAACTACAGGTGGGCATGGACGGAGCAAGCGTGAGGAGCGCACCTTTCTCATAGGCAACATGGAGATTAGAGAGCGCAGGCTCTTCAATTTGGACGTGCCTGAAAACAGACGCTGCTACGTCAAAGTCCGCGCCTACATGAGTGACAAGTTTCTCGCTGTCGAACAGCTGGAAGGCGTAGTCATCAGCCTGATCAACCTCGAACCCAAGCCAGGATATTCCGCCAATCCAAGGGCATGGGGTCGCTTTGACAGCGTCATAACCGGTCACAACGGGGCTTGTTTGCCTGCTTTCTGTGACGTCCAGAGGCCCGATGCTTATACTGCATATGTCACAGCAATGATGGGTGGTGAGGAACTGGAAGCAGCTCCTTCTTCCCCGAAGATGAATCCAAACATCATCGGTGTGTCTCAGCCATATCTGGATAAAATCGACTACCAGCGCTCAGACCACGAAGATCCAGCGCTGAAGAAAACAGCTTTTAGAATCAATTTGCCGAAGCCCAACCAAAATAATCTCGATGAAACCAATGGGCCCATTTATCCGTACCAGAATTTAATAGCCTGCGAAAATGCACCCGTGGATGCAAATCATTTCAGATTCTTTCGAGTGGAGAAGGACAAGTACGAATACAACGTGGTACCCTTTGAGGAGACGGATCTGACAACCTGGACGGGGGACTACCTCTCATGGTGGCCGAACCCTCAAGAGTTCAGAGCATGTTTTATCAAAGTCAAGGTCCACGGACAGAAGGAAGTGATGGTCAGATCGAGAAACCTGGGAGGATCGCACCCAGAGACCATTGACAAACTTTATGGCATCCGAGATATCCGCAGCACTCGGGACATGCGAGAGGCCAACACGTCGGCAGCTTGCGTGGAGTTCAAATGCAGCGGCATGTTGTTCGATCAAGCCGAGGTGGATAGATCCCTCATCTCAATCATTCCACAAGGGAACTGTCGCAGGATCGCTACCAACAGCCTCCTACAGGAGTACCTCATCAAACACCCCCCCGTTGCGCTAAGCAATGACTCTCATGCCTTCACTATGTTAGCCCCTGTGGATCCTCTGGGACATAATTATGGCATATACACGGTCACGGACCAGAATCCCAGGGTTGCTAAAGAAATCGCCATCGGCCGCTGCTTTGACGGAACCTCGGACGGTTTCTCCAGAGAGATGAAGTCCGACTCGGGAGTGGCTTTGACTTTCAACTGTCCAGAGAGGAAAATCAACAGAGAAAGCCTCTTCCAGCGGCTGCAGACCAACCCGGGACTGACGCTGTCACAGATGGCGAGGGATATGAGGCAGATGGAAGGTATGCAGGTGCAGAGGTCATCCACTCGAGTAGTAGCCTATCCCTCCGAGCAACAGGGCAGGACCCAGAGTCGTCGGGTTGTCACTACGAGCAGGAGGAGGACAGTTGCGCGCATACAACAACGCCAGTGA